The genomic window CTACAACGGAACCGAATATCCCAACAACTTTGCCAACAATTGCGACTACGCGAGCGGCGAATGTTGCATGAGTTCGTACAAATCTATCATCACGGCGACGTGGGAGTGTGTTTGGTCACACTGCGGGAGGGAAGACTCTTTGGAAGCCTTTGGGGCATTTGTCGACTTTTGTGAAGATATGGGGCATCCACTCCGAAAGGAAGATATACCAACGGGGTATGAATCTGTTGCAGAAGATGCCGACAATGAGGAGGGCCAAGACAAAGACAAgcatgacgatgatggtgagTTATGACAACAAAACCTCTCATGGTCTTGCTAGCTAATATTCCTCAGATAATTTCGCTGGCACAGGCCTATCAAAAGCCCAGCTTATCGGCATCGCGGTTGGAGCAGGGGTAACTGCAATAGTAACAGCTATTGGTCTTGCGCTCAAGTGCTGTTTTAAAGAGCTGTGGAATAGTTGCCTGGGACGTGGCCGCTATTGACACGCTTGTGGCTAGGGGAAACAAAGTCTAACTCCTTTTAAATATTCAACACAAAATTTGTATCAAATGCACTTAGACATATTCTAATATTCAGCTACTATAGATCTCTTCAATTAGCCATATCATcgttctttttcttctttattACCCACATATAAAGGACTGCTGATGCTGGTCCCTGGCATCTCCCCCACAGTGTAGGGTAGGCACAATACCCCTATTTACACGTGCAGAAGGCCCCTCCTCCCTTTGGCAACTAATTTAGTTGAGATTTCCGTTTTGGTGACCGCCTTTATTTCTCCAGGGTgtcccctcctcccctcaTCCCGCGCCAACACCAACGAAACAAAAACAGGCCAGCAACAGCTCTTCAATCTTCCTCAGAGATTGTTGTTTCTCATTCCTCACGAGCTCCTGACCTCCTCTTCAAATCTACAGCATCATGTCTCTCCACGTTCCTCTGGCGCATCGCCCCAAGGATCAGGGCGCCACCAAGGCCGTCATCTTGGTATAGCTTCACCTCCTGACTCTCTACCTCAACAAACAGCTAACTCCTACAGGTCGGCGGTCCTTCCCGAGGCACGCGCTTCCGTCCTCTCTCCCTCGACGTCCCCAAGCCCCTCTTCGAGGTCGCCGGCCACCCCATCATCTGGCACTGCCTCTCGTCCGTCGCGCGCGTCCCCAACAAGCAGATCCAGGAGGTCTACATCATCGGCTACTACGACGAGTCCGTCTTCCGCGACTTTATCAAGGACTCTGCAAAGGAGTTTCCCGCCATCACTATCAAGTACCTCCGCGAGTACGAGGCTCTCGGCACTGCTGGTGGTCTGTACCACTTCCGAGATGCCATCCTCAAGGGCCGTCCCGAGAGGCTGTTTGTCCTCAACGCCGACGTCTGCTGCTCATTCCCTCTCGATGAGATGCTCAAGCTCTTCAACGACAAGGACGCCGAGGCTGTTATCCTCGGTACCCGCGTGAGCGACGAGGCTGCCACAAACTTCGGCTGCATCGTCTCCGACGCCCACACCCGCCGTGTTCTTCACTACGTCGAGAAGCCCGAGTCGCGCATCAGCAACCTCATCAACTGCGGTGTGTACCTCTTCTCCACCGAGGCCATCTTCCCCTCGATCCGCTCCGCCATCAAGCGCCGCCTCGACCGCCCCGCCCGTCTGGTGTCGTACCCCTCGTCCGACAACCTTGAGAACAGCTTCATCCtccccgacgacgacgatgaggatgaagagaagaagagcgagGTCATCCGTCTCGAGCAGGATATTCTGAGCGACATGGCCGACAACAAGCAGTTCTTTGTCTACGAGACAAAGGATTTCTGGCGCCAGATCAAGACAGCCGG from Fusarium falciforme chromosome 2, complete sequence includes these protein-coding regions:
- a CDS encoding Mannose-1-phosphate guanyltransferase; translated protein: MSLHVPLAHRPKDQGATKAVILVGGPSRGTRFRPLSLDVPKPLFEVAGHPIIWHCLSSVARVPNKQIQEVYIIGYYDESVFRDFIKDSAKEFPAITIKYLREYEALGTAGGLYHFRDAILKGRPERLFVLNADVCCSFPLDEMLKLFNDKDAEAVILGTRVSDEAATNFGCIVSDAHTRRVLHYVEKPESRISNLINCGVYLFSTEAIFPSIRSAIKRRLDRPARLVSYPSSDNLENSFILPDDDDEDEEKKSEVIRLEQDILSDMADNKQFFVYETKDFWRQIKTAGSAVPANALYLQKAAQSELSDELAPPSAHIVPPVFIHPTAEVHPTAKLGPNVSIGPRVHIGAGARVKESIVLEDSEIKHDACVLYSIIGWGSRVGAWARVEGTPTPVGSHSTSIIKNGVKVQSITILGKDCGVGDEVRVQNCVCLPYKELKRDVANEVIM